A single genomic interval of Penicillium psychrofluorescens genome assembly, chromosome: 2 harbors:
- a CDS encoding uncharacterized protein (ID:PFLUO_002907-T1.cds;~source:funannotate) — translation MASKEQGDYLDNDARAALREDGYVSSSSDRLPATSSSSSDSDAEDSFAPIRSTPSNGPERVTSGQPLTNEELVRTISRRRSYASGHEDTGDDWAQIQRLISRMFGSERKADSEEERTRHVGVVWKNLTVRGLGLGAALQPTNGDIFLGLPRLIRGLLTRRGKGNSGGKPDVRTILDDFTGCVRPGEMLLVLGRPGSGCSTFLKVIGNQRSGYESIDGDVRYGGTDSQKMAKNYRSEVLYNPEDDLHYATLSVRDTLLFALKTRTPDKASRIEGESRKEYQQTFLSAIAKLFWIEHALGTKVGNELIRGVSGGEKKRVSIGEAMVTKASTQCWDNSTKGLDASTALEYVQSLRSLTNTASVSTLVALYQASENLFNLFDKVILIEDGKCAFFGRSEEAKAYFEGLGFECPPRWTTPDFLTSVSDPHARRVKAGWEDRIPRSAEEFQAAYRKSNICQAAVADLEDFEKEHEAQEHEREAARSKNVKKNYTVSFYKQVMILTQRQFLIMFGDRQSLIGKWALIVFQALIIGSLFYNLPDTSAGVFTRGGVMFFILLFNALLALAELTATFGSRPIMMKHKSFSFYRPSAFALAQVVVDVPLVFIQVVLFDVIVYFMANLARTPSQFFINLLFIFILTMTMYSFFRAIGALCASLDIATRLTGVSIQALVVYTGYLIPPWKMHPWLKWLIWINPVQYAFEALMANEFYDLDILCEPPYIVPGGPNASPSHQSCALQGSTPDQTTVRGADYIKAAFTYSRSHLWRNFGIIIGWLIFFVVLTMLGMELQKPNSGGSSVTVFKRGEAPKAVEEALHHDEESGEKGGIVPNGKDDESSGSDKNVPKIAKNTAVFTWQNVNYTIPFKGGQKQLLRDVQGYVKPGRLTALMGASGAGKTTLLNALAGRINFGVVSGDFLVDGNPLPKSFQRATGFAEQMDIHEPTATVRESLRFSALLRQPKEVPTKEKYDYCEKVIDLLEMRSIAGATVGSAGSGLNQEQRKRLTIAVELASKPELLLFLDEPTSGLDSLAAFNIVRFLRRLADAGQAVLCTVHQPSAVLFEHFDDLVLLQSGGRIVYNGELGNDSKTLIKYFEGNGGKKCSPRANPAEYMLEVIGAGNPDYKGKDWGDVWANSSESKQLSKDLEDIISSRRNVQNDSIKDDREYAMPVHVQIAAVTKRAFVAYWRTPDYILGKFMLHIFTGLFNTFTFWHLGNSYIDMQSRLFSIFMTLTISPPLIQQLQPQYLHFRNLYQSRESDSKIYSWVAFVVSAILPELPYSIVAGSIYFNCWYWGVWFPRDSFTSGFVWMFVMLFEIFYVGFGQFIAAMSPNELFASLLVPSFFTFVVAFCGVVVPYQALPYFWRSWMYWLTPFHYLLEGLLGVVVHNVPVQCVPREEAKFSTPSGMSCQQYAGAFAKEAGGYVRDIGGGMCAYCQYSTGDLFAASFNVFYSNKWRDYGIFWAYVIFNFSVVFILSWFYLHGLRDLKRWISTRQTKKGASPA, via the exons ATGGCTTCCAAGGAGCAAGGTGATTACCTTGACAATGATGCACGCGCTGCTCTTCGTGAAGATGGATATGTTTCGAGCAGTTCCGACCGGCTTCCCGCAACTTCCAGCAGTTCTTCCGATTCAGACGCGGAAGACAGCTTTGCCCCAATTCGCAGCACACCATCAAACGGGCCTGAAAGAGTCACATCGGGACAACCCCTGACCAATGAAGAACTTGTTCGCACGATATCCCGGCGACGGAGCTATGCATCTGGTCATGAGGATACAGGAGATGACTGGGCGCAGATCCAACGGCTGATATCACGGATGTTTGGCAGCGAGCGGAAAGCAGATtcggaggaagaaagaacGCGACATGTTGGCGTGGTCTGGAAGAATCTCACTGTTAGAGGATTGGGTCTTGGAGCTGCTCTCCAGCCGACGAACGGAGATATCTTTCTTGGCTTACCACGACTGATCAGGGGGTTGCTCACCCGGCGCGGAAAGGGCAACAGTGGCGGAAAGCCAGATGTGCGAACAATTCTGGATGATTTTACG GGCTGTGTTCGTCCCGGGGAAATGCTCCTTGTTCTAGGACGCCCAGGCTCAGGCTGTTCAACATTCTTGAAAGTCATTGGCAATCAGCGGTCTGGGTATGAAAGTATTGACGGCGATGTAAGATATGGTGGAACAGACTCACAGAAGATGGCCAAAAATTATCGCTCTGAAG TTTTGTACAACCCCGAAGATGACCTTCACTACGCCACACTGTCTGTACGAGATACTCTGCTTTTTGCTCTGAAGACTCGAACCCCAGACAAAGCATCTCGCATCGAGGGTGAGAGTCGGAAAGAATACCAGCAAACATTCCTTTCCGCAATTGCCAAATTGTTCTGGATAGAACATGCGCTGGGAACCAAAGTTGGCAACGAGCTCATCCGTGGAGTGTCCGGtggagagaagaaacgaGTTTCTATCGGAGAGGCAATGGTCACAAAAGCCAGTACTCAGTGCTGGGACAACTCAACCAAGGGCTTGGACGCAAGCACAGCTCTAGAATACGTTCAGAGCTTGCGAAGCCTGACAAACACTGCGAGCGTTTCAACGCTGGTCGCCCTTTACCAAGCGTCCGAGAACCTGTTCAATTTGTTCGACAAGGTGATCCTTATTGAAGACGGCAAGTGCGCCTTCTTTGGACGCTCTGAGGAAGCAAAAGCCTACTTTGAAGGGCTAGGTTTCGAATGTCCACCACGATGGACAACCCCCGATTTCCTAACCTCCGTCAGTGACCCCCATGCTCGACGCGTCAAGGCAGGGTGGGAGGATCGCATTCCTCGCTCAGCAGAGGAGTTCCAAGCGGCCTACCGTAAAAGTAACATCTGTCAAGCTGCAGTTGCGGATCTCGAAGATTTTGAAAAGGAGCATGAAGCCCAAGAACATGAAAGAGAGGCTGCCAGAAGCAAGAATGTCAAGAAAAACTATACTGTTTCGTTCTATAAACAGGTCATGATCCTCACACAACGCCAGTTTCTCATCATGTTTGGAGACAGGCAGTCATTGATCGGAAAGTGGGCACTCATTGTCTTCCAGGCCTTGATTATTGGCAGCCTGTTTTACAACCTGCCGGATACATC TGCTGGAGTCTTCACAAGAGGAGGTGTTATGTTTTTCATACTTCTATTCAATGCCCTCCTTGCTCTGGCCGAGCTTACGGCTACATTCGGGAGTCGGCCGATCATGATGAAGCACAAAAGCTT TTCATTTTACCGACCATCAGCATTCGCTCTTGCCCAGGTTGTGGTCGATGTGCCTCTGGTGTTCATTCAGGTTGTACTCTTTGACGTGATTGTATACTT TATGGCGAACCTCGCTCGAACACCGTCTCAGTTTTTCATCAACTTGCTTTTCATATTCATCCTGACAATGACGATGTATTCTTTCTTCCGCGCAATTGGTGCTTTGTGTGCATCGCTCGATATTG CAACACGTCTTACTGGAGTTTCGATTCAGGCATTGGTTGTGTATACCG GCTACCTGATTCCACCGTGGAAGATGCACCCATGGCTAAAATGGCTTATTTGGATAAACCCCGTCCAGTATGCGTTTGAAGCATTGATGGCCAACGAATTTTACGATCTTGACATACTTTGTGAACCGCCATACATAGTCCCTGGCGGACCCAATGCGTCGCCCTCTCATCAGAGTTGCGCTTTACAAGGAAGCACGCCAGACCAGACCACTGTGCGAGGTGCAGACTACATCAAAGCAGCCTTTACATACTCGCGCTCTCATCTGTGGCGGAACTTTGGTATAATAATCGGGTGGCTTATTTTCTTCGTGGTCCTGACGATGCTGGGAATGGAGCTGCAGAAGCCTAATTCAGGTGGGAGCTCTGTCACCGTGTTCAAGAGGGGTGAGGCACCCAAGGCGGTTGAGGAGGCCTTGCACCACGATGAAGAATCCGGAGAAAAAGGTGGGATAGTTCCAAACGGCAAAGATGATGAGTCGAGTGGCTCGGACAAGAATGTGCCGAAAATTGCAAAGAATACTGCAGTTTTCACGTGGCAAAATGTCAACTATACCATCCCCTTCAAAGGTGGGCAGAAGCAGCTGCTGCGAGACGTTCAGGGTTATGTCAAGCCTGGCCGACTCACGGCGTTGATGGGAGCATCTGGAGCTGG AAAAACAACTCTTCTCAATGCACTAGCAGGGAGAATCAATTTTGGGGTTGTCTCTGGCGACTTTTTAGTCGATGGAAA TCCCCTACCGAAAAGCTTCCAGAGAGCCACTGGATTCGCGGAGCAAATGGACATCCACGAGCCAACGGCCACCGTGCGAGAGTCACTCCGATTCTCGGCTCTTTTACGACAGCCAAAGGAAGTCCCGACAAAGGAGAAGTATGACTATTGTGAGAAAGTGATTGATTTGCTAGAAATGAGATCAATTGCAGGTGCAACCGTCGGCTCTGCAGGCTCTGGCCTGAATCAAGAGCAGCGCAAGCGACTCACCATTGCAGTGGAATTGGCCAGCAAGCCAGAactgcttctcttcctggaCGAACCGACCTCCGGTCTTGACTCCCTGGCTGCTTTTAACATTGTCCGATTTCTTCGACGACTCGCAGATGCCGGACAGGCAGTTCTTTGCACTGTGCATCAGCCATCGGCTGTTTTATTCGAGCATTTCGACGATTTGGTTTTGTTGCAGAGTGGTGGGAGAATTGTCTACAACGGAGAACTTGGGAATGACTCGAAAACTTTGATCAAGTATTTCGAAGGTAATGGTGGGAAGAAATGTTCGCCGCGTGCGAATCCAGCCGAG TACATGCTTGAAGTCATCGGTGCTGGTAATCCAGACTACAAAGGAAAGGATTGGGGAGATGTGTGGGCCAACTCTTCCGAATCAAAGCAGCTCTCCAAAGACCTCGAAGACATAATCAGCTCTCGCCGCAATGTGCAGAACGACTCCATCAAGGATGACCGCGAATACGCAATGCCAGTCCATGTACAGATTGCGGCAGTGACAAAACGTGCCTTCGTTGCCTACTGGAGAACACCCGATTACATCTTG GGAAAATTCATGCTCCACATCTTCACCGGCCTATTCAACACCTTTACCTTCTGGCATCTCGGCAACAGCTATATCGACATGCAATCGCggctcttctccatcttcatGACGCTGACCATCTCACCACCCTtgatccagcagctgcagccCCAGTACCTGCACTTCCGCAATCTGTACCAATCCCGAGAATCGGATTCAAAGATCTACTCATGGGTTGCATTTGTCGTGAGCGCCATTCTCCCAGAACTGCCCTACTCTATCGTCGCGGGCTCTATCTACTTCAACTGCTG GTACTGGGGAGTCTGGTTCCCACGCGACTCATTCACAAGTGGCTTCGTCTGGATGTTCGTCATGCTTTTCGAAATATTCTACGTCGGCTTCGGGCAATTCATCGCAGCCATGTCACCAAACGAGCTTTTCGCCTCTCTGCTCGTTCCATCCTTTTTCACTTTCGTTGTTGCATTCTGCGGTGTCGTGGTACCATACCAGGCCCTGCCGTACTTCTGGCGGTCGTGGATGTACTGGCTCACGCCATTCCACTACCTACTTGAAGGGCTTCTGGGTGTTGTTGTCCACAACGTTCCTGTTCAGTGCGTCCCGCGTGAGGAGGCGAAGTTTAGTACTCCCTCTGGCATGTCGTGTCAGCAATATGCCGGCGCTTTTGCTAAGGAGGCTGGTGGATATGTGAGGGACATTGGGGGTGGGATGTGTGCTTATTGCCAGTATTCGACCGGGGATCTGTTT GCTGCCAGCTTCAATGTCTTCTACTCGAACAAATGGCGTGACTAT GGGATTTTCTGGGCATATGTGATTTTCAACTTCTCCGTTGTTTTCATTTTGTCCTGGTTTTACCTTCATGGCTTGAGAGATTTGAAGCGGTGGATCAGTACTCggcagacgaagaagggTGCAAGCCCAGCTTGA
- a CDS encoding uncharacterized protein (ID:PFLUO_002908-T1.cds;~source:funannotate): protein MKEENPPVTSPDDSVLGDENSQTASKTVNPSAKDRKCQYCAQAFTSSSLGRHLDQFLFKKKPDGIHDVEEIRRIRSGITRRQARTSSGRHDSPDHSMKKGSSDPNATGESGSRARDTPVRMMFNTPTWHATGVINDIPNPSQGPEGPRLAPSQSRTGSMQLPDYASRGASAKDPDTMRALELALREVLDNIKAATSRIRPRSSPFDFDIQAQTFPSLCLHLLPPPPSLFASHPFSSPTSFPLEQPGAEHLEIVRQALRSQISQWLNDQLAGDAASAPHARTVNNSGTEANILYRNAQQHEEMSFRQLDLAFNHWTSLSHDTRRDAWQLELTRAFARESEKRKSLDEQLARVQQEANQLRAQVERLGSCQWPREFALFPPDTLPLPRDLTRELEVQESQTSADGVRWDYDNVVAKWKRVVMHDKSMGRIGVGYANTAYETDPNINNTTTAQQSSYRHNTSHQTPDVRPPRPGEDTSSHPNRLRPIQSSAAATMSPDPATASTPTSSTHYASPYSHTDPRSPPAGSAGGGPPHAKRPRLMNGNDGPQAPESSVEGGGGLPAPSTTMDRPPGLWGSSTPLLSNIAAPSPTPPSRP, encoded by the exons ATGAAGGAAGAAAACCCCCCTGTCACCTCGCCCGACGACTCGGTCCTTGGCGACGAAAATTCACAGACCGCGTCCAAGACCGTTAATCCGTCCGCCAAGGACCGCAAATGCCAGTACTGCGCGCAGGCATTCACGTCCTCGTCACTCGGTCGACACCTCGACCAGTTCCTCTTCAAAAAGAAGCCCGACGGGATCCACGATGTCGAGGAGATTCGGCGCATCCGTAGCGGCATCACTCGTCGGCAAGCCCGTACCTCCTCAGGGAGGCACGACAGCCCCGATCACTCAATGAAGAAGGGTTCCTCCGACCCAAATGCGACGGGAGAGTCCGGATCGAGGGCACGCGATACTCCGGTGCGCATGATGTTCAACACGCCGACGTGGCATGCTACTGGCGTTATCAACGATATCCCGAACCCGAGTCAGGGGCCTGAGGGACCGCGTCTCGCCCCGTCGCAGTCACGGACAGGATCTATGCAGTTGCCCGATTATGCCAGTCGGGGTGCTAGCGCCAAGGATCCTGACACAATGAGGGCACTGGAGCTGGCGCTGCGGGAAGTGTTGGACAACATCAAGGCGGCAAC GTCTCGCATCCGGCCTCGTTCATCTCCTTTTGATTTCGATATCCAAGCCCAGACGTTTCCCTCCCTCTGTCTCCACCTCCTGCCTCCACCGCCGAGCCTATTCGCGTCGCAtcccttttcctcgccgACATCTTTCCCTCTTGAACAACCGGGCGCCGAACACCTCGAAATCGTCCGCCAAGCGCTCCGCTCTCAAATCTCTCAATGGCTGAACGACCAGCTGGCGGGAGATGCCGCTTCTGCGCCCCATGCACGGACCGTGAATAATAGCGGCACCGAGGCAAACATACTCTATCGCAACGCCCAACAACATGAAGAAATGAGTTTTCGACAGCTCGATCTAGCCTTCAACCACTGGACCTCTTTATCGCACGACACCCGCCGCGACGCATGGCAACTAGAATTGACACGCGCGTTCGCTCGCGAATCCGAGAAACGCAAATCTCTCGACGAGCAGCTCGCACGCGTCCAGCAGGAAGCAAATCAGCTCCGAGCGCAGGTGGAGCGTCTTGGATCCTGCCAGTGGCCCCGAGAGTTTGCGCTTTTCCCGCCAGACACTTTACCCTTGCCCCGGGACCTGACCCGGGAACTGGAAGTGCAAGAAAGCCAAACCAGTGCGGACGGAGTGCGGTGGGACTATGACAACGTCGTCGCAAAATGGAAGCGCGTCGTCATGCACGACAAGAGTATGGGTCGGATCGGCGTGGGATATGCAAATACTGCATATGAAACAGACCCAAACATTAACAACACCACCACTGCTCAGCAGTCTTCTTACCGCCACAATACATCCCATCAAACGCCCGATGTGCGTCCCCCACGCCCTGGCGAGGATACCTCATCTCACCCAAATCGCCTTCGTCCCATACaatcctccgccgccgcaaccATGAGCCCCGACCCGGCTACGGCATCCACACCAACCTCATCAACACACTATGCCTCGCCATACTCTCACACCGATCCCCGCAGTCCCCCAGCAGGCAGTGCCGGCGGAGGCCCGCCACATGCTAAGCGTCCACGGCTGATGAATGGGAATGATGGCCCTCAGGCTCCGGAGTCGAGTGTGGAAGGCGGGGGCGGGTTACCGGCTCCTTCAACGACGATGGATAGGCCTCCCGGTCTGTGGGGCTCTTCGACGCCGCTTTTGTCGAATATTgctgcgccgtcgccgactcCGCCGTCACGCCCATAG
- a CDS encoding uncharacterized protein (ID:PFLUO_002909-T1.cds;~source:funannotate) gives MTTENWLSRGEAKCQSIYNAIPEKWRLKDPVPPAAELRDVTGPYIQQFLSAREIEITESDAFEITSQTTTGRWSAVEVTEAFCHRAALAHQLVSCLHEIFFDAAIESARELDAYFAKHQSPVGPLHGLPVSLKDQFHVKGVETTMGYVGWIGTFEGHRDDPRRGTVESELVRELRNLGAVLYCKTSVPATLMSGETVNHIIGYTTNPKNRLLSCGGSSGGEGALIALRGSPAGFGTDIGGSVRIPAGFNGLYGIRPSAGRIPYQGAANSFDGQNTILSVIGPLATTARSLTLLFKSVLTQEPWYHDPLVLEMPWRDAIVDETRDLIKKAQAGSSTLAFAIMHWNGMDRIHPPVARGLRIVEQTLKRLGHKVITWDPPSHATVHELAGKTFDMDGGADMRHHFGLSGEPKPPQVIVEENGTALTISAIAALNIAKREYQKRYMDYWNSTVELTGTGRPVDGVISPIAPHAAVIPHEYHSVGYSSFVNVLDYTSVVIPVTLADQAVDTRQPETSLGPHIEWDYDADTYDGAPVAVQLLGRRLQEEKILTLAEYLGSEIGPS, from the exons ATGACGACAGAAAACTGGCTTTCCCGGGGCGAGGCAAAGTGCCAATCCATCTACAACGCAATCCCAGAGAAATGGAGACTGAAAGACCCCGTGCCCCCAGCAGCGGAATTGCGCGATGTCACCGGCCCCTATATCCAGCAGTTCCTCAGTGCGCGTGAGATTGAAATCACCGAATCCGATGCGTTTGAGATCACTTCGCAGACTACCACGGGCCGCTGGTCTGCCGTCGAAGTCACCGAGGCTTTTTGTCACCGCGCTGCGCTGGCTCACCAGCTGGTCAGCTGTCTGCATGAGATATTCTTCGACGCAGCGATAGAAAGCGCTAGGGAACTTGATGCCTACTTTGCAAAGCACCAGTCTCCCGTGGGACCTCTACACGGGCTCCCCGTCAGTCTGAAGGACCAGTTCCATGTCAAAGGCGTCGAAACCACCATGGGCTACGTGGGCTGGATCGGCACCTTTGAGGGTCACCGTGATGATCCCCGCCGCGGGACGGTGGAGAGCGAGCTGGTGCGGGAATTGCGCAATCTCGGGGCAGTGCTGTACTGCAAGACCAGTGTGCCTGCAACCCTGATGAGCGGCGAAACCGTCAACCACATCATCGGCTACACCACGAACCCGAAGAATCGGCTGCTCTCCTGCGGTGGCAGCTCCGGCGGTGAGGGCGCGCTGATTGCCCTCCGTGGATCTCCCGCTGGCTTTGGAACCGATATTGGAGGCAGTGTTCGCATTCCTGCTGGGTTCAATGGGCTGTATGGTATCCGGCCTTCTGCAGGGAGGATTCCCTACCAGGGAGCAGCGAACTCGTTCGATGGTCAGAATACGATATTATCGGTCATCGGCCCGTTGGCAACTACTGCGCGGTCTTTGACTTTGCTGTTCAAGTCGGTTCTGACTCAGGAGCCGTGGTATCATGATCCTCTTGTCTTGGAAATGCCCTGGCGGGATGCTATTGTTGATGAAACGCGTGATTTGATCAAGAAGGCTCAAGCTGGGTCGTCCACGCTCGCCTTTGCTATTATGCATTGGAATGGTATGGATCGGATTCATCCACCCGTTGCACGAGGGTTGCGCATTGTCGAACAGACATTGAAGCGTCTAGGGCACAAG GTGATTACCTGGGATCCGCCGTCCCATGCCACGGTCCACGAACTGGCT GGCAAAACATTCGATATGGACGGTGGCGCAGACATGCGCCATCATTTCGGTCTTTCTGGCGAACCCAAACCGCCGCAGGTCATCGTGGAGGAAAATGGCACCGCTCTGACTATATCTGCAATTGCCGCACTCAACATTGCCAAACGCGAGTACCAGAAACGATACATGGACTACTGGAACAGTACCGTCGAGCTAACGGGGACCGGACGCCCGGTGGACGGCGTCATTAGTCCTATAGCACCTCATGCGGCGGTGATCCCGCACGAGTACCACAGTGTAGGATATTCGAGCTTCGTGAATGTTCTCGACTATACTAGCGTGGTAATACCAGTTACCTTGGCCGACCAGGCGGTGGATACGCGACAGCCAGAAACTTCTTTAGGGCCGCACATCGAGTGGGACT ACGATGCCGATACGTACGACGGAGCTCCCGTGGCGGTGCAGTTATTGGGTAGGAGATTgcaggaggagaagataTTAACACTGGCTGAGTATCTGGGGAGTGAAATAGGTCCGAGTTAG
- a CDS encoding uncharacterized protein (ID:PFLUO_002910-T1.cds;~source:funannotate), whose amino-acid sequence MAQIKGLNAHDRPPEVIRQRYKHYSRIALTEIDHDPGILDLQRVDPDQLPDELTLSQYMSSQDVRLAFDDYVQGHHGLTKEHASLAENIPVFAHRSVAGLLMIPSLFPPTVQTELLSRLLHRDLSNPEHRTNLHLHYDVTYPGHAGSSQPDTPSHSSQSFFADDPARLLYPKDATIHQPVTVQNMLEKKLRWVTLGGQYDWTAKVYPEETPPPFPEDVSKLLGAVFPETEAQAAILNLYSAGDTLSVHRDVSEECDSGLISVSFGCDGLFLVSHDDGNGCEVIRLRSGDAVYMNGASRFAWHGVPKILPNTCPKWLSEWPSSGEDVPRTAPSPYQMWRGWMAGKRINLNVRQMTTGSISWAVGGLVLKNGRSRHDNLKDANTYGEACEA is encoded by the exons ATGGCCCAGATCAAAGGCCTCAACGCCCACGATCGGCCCCCAGAGGTCATTCGCCAGCGATACAAGCACTATTCCAGGATTGCGCTGACCGAGATTGACCATGACCCGGGCATCCTCGACCTGCAGCGAGTCGATCCCGACCAGCTACCGGACGAACTGACGCTATCGCAGTATATGTCCAGCCAAGATGTCCGACTGGCATTTGATGACTACGTACAAGGACACCATGGATTGACTAAAGAGCATGCTTCACTTGCTGAAAACATCCCGGTCTTTGCTCACCGTTCAGTTGCTG GCCTACTGATGATCCCTTCTTTATTCCCACCCACTGTCCAAACAGAATTACTGTCGCGCTTACTCCACCGAGACCTGTCCAACCCCGAACATCGCACCAATTTGCACCTTCACTACGACGTTACTTATCCTGGACATGCGGGAAGCTCTCAGCCCGACACTCCGTCACACTCATCGCAATCATTTTTCGCCGACGACCCGGCCCGACTGTTATATCCCAAGGATGCCACGATCCACCAGCCAGTAACCGTCCAGAacatgttggagaagaagcttCGCTGGGTTACTTTAGGCGGACAATACGATTGGACAGCCAAAGTGTACCCCGAGGAAACGCCTCCTCCGTTCCCAGAAGATGTCTCGAAGCTATTGGGGGCCGTATTCCCTGAAACCGAGGCCCAGGCAGCCATCCTGAACCTCTACTCGGCCGGAGATACCCTAAGCGTACATCGCGACGTGAGTGAGGAATGTGACAGTGGATTGATTAGTGTGAGTTTCGGATGTGATGGGTTGTTCTTGGtgagccatgatgatgggaaTGGTTGTGAGGTCATTCGATTGCGGTCGGGCGATGCGGTATACATGAATGGCGCGTCGCGGTTCGCTTGGCATGGAGTGCCGAAGATCCTTCCAAATACCTGTCCGAAATGGCTGTCCGAGTGGCCTTCCTCCGGAGAGGATGTGCCGCGTACTGCTCCTAGTCCCTACCAGATGTGGAGGGGCTGGATGGCAGGCAAACGGATCAATCTGAATGTGCGACAGATGACAACAGGCAGTATCTCATGGGCTGTTGGCGGACTTGTCTTGAAGAATGGAAGAAGTCGGCATGACAATCTCAAGGATGCAAATACGTACGGCGAAGCCTGCGAAGCATGA
- a CDS encoding uncharacterized protein (ID:PFLUO_002911-T1.cds;~source:funannotate) — MENYQKIEKIGEGTYGVVYKARELNHPNRIVALKKIRLEAEDEGVPSTAIREISLLKEMQDPNIVQLFNIVHADGHKLYLVFEYLDLDLKKYMEALPVSEGGRGKALPDGSMMGANLGLGDAMVKKFMAQLVEGIRYCHSHRILHRDLKPQNLLIDRDGNLKLADFGLARAFGVPLRTYTHEVVTLWYRSPEILLGGRQYSTGVDMWSVGAIFAEMCTRKPLFPGDSEIDEIFKIFRVLGTPDEDNWPGVTSFPDFKATFPKWKRPEAVLVPGLEEAGGQLLEALLEFDPAHRLSAKQACMHPYFRNGSSYYSGRTTTTRNGYH, encoded by the exons ATGGAGAACTATCAGAAGATCGAGAAAATCGGCGAAG GAACCTACGGTGTTGTCTACAAGGCCCGCGAACTCAATCATCCGAATCGAATTGTCGCCCTTAAAAAGATCCGACTGgaggccgaagatgagggTGTTCCCAGCACGGCGATCCGGGAGATCTCCCTTCTCAAGGAAATGCAGGATCCCAACATCGTCCAGCTGTTCAACATCGTTCACGCCGATGGCCATAAACTATACCTCGTCTTCGAGTACCTGGATCTCGATCTGAAAAAATACATGGAGGCTCTGCCGGTCAGTGAAGGCGGTCGGGGGAAGGCACTCCCGGACGGATCAATGATGGGTGCAAACCTGGGCCTGGGCGATGCCATGGTCAAGAAGTTCATGGCCCAGCTTGTGGAAGGCATTCGCTATTGTCACAGCCACCGCATTCTGCACCGCGACCTGAAACCCCAGAACTTGCTCATCGACCGTGACGGGAACCTGAAACTTGCTGATTTCGGGCTGGCGAGAGCGTTCGGTGTGCCTTTGCGGACTTATACTCACGAG GTCGTGACGCTATGGTACCGCTCTCCAGAAATTCTTCTGGGTGGTCGTCAGTACTCCACGGGCGTGGACATGTGGTCGGTCGGGGCCATCTTTGCGGAGATGTGCACCCGCAAGCCGCTGTTTCCCGGTGACTCTGAAATTGACGAGATTTTCAAGATCTTTCG CGTCCTCGGCACCCCTGACGAAGATAATTGGCCCGGTGTGACCTCCTTCCCGGACTTCAAGGCCACCTTCCCCAAGTGGAAGCGCCCCGAGGCAGTCCTGGTCCCAggtctcgaagaagccggcgGCCAACTGCTGGAAGCCCTTCTCGAGTTCGACCCCGCGCACCGGCTATCGGCCAAGCAGGCCTGCATGCATCCTTACTTCCGGAACGGCAGCTCGTACTACTCAGGACGCACCACTACTACACGGAACGGATATCACTGA